The Hymenobacter swuensis DY53 genome includes the window GAGCATCATATTCGATACCTGCACCCGGCGCTGCTGGGCGAGGAATTACGTTGCACTACCTGGGTGAGCAGTATGGAAGGCGTAACCTCCCACCGCCATGTCCGCATCGAGCGGGCCACCGACAACAAGCTGCTCTGCGAAGCCGAAACTCACTGGATTCTGCTCGACCCCGCCACTATGCGCCCCCAGCGCATCCCGGCCGAAATGGGCCAGTGGGTGCAGGAGGCAGTATGAGTAGTACCCCTATTTTCTACTACTTATGACTATGCGTATTATGAGGTATCGACTGATTGTGCTGATGTTGTTATTGGGTGTGGGACAAGAGATAAAGGCGCAAGTAAACCGTCAGGCGGCTTTTATTAAGCGAGTAACCGACACAATTGCTTACGTGGGCGTTTTGAAGTGCGAGTTGGTAAGCCGGGCAGCCTACATGCCACGGCAATACATCAGGTTTGATTCTTTACGCAAGCAATGCAGCAACGAGGAACTACAGACGCTACTCGCTCATAAGTCGCCGGCAGTGCGCGGTTACGCCTTTTGGGCGCTGACGGAACGGCCGGAAGTGGATTTATATCCGTTGCTGCTCCGGCACCGTCGCGACACCAAAAAATATGCTCAGCTGTGTGGCTGTATAGGCTCAACGCAGACTGTAATTGATGGTATGCTCTACGAATACGGTCGAAGTAGTCGATTTACCAGTGACATGCTTGTACCAGAGCGCAAAAAAGGTATGGCGAGCCTGGAGCAGGCCAGCTCGCAAAGATTTTACCGCCGCCACCGTCGAGAACGACATATGACCCGGACCTAAAGAAATCGGGCCAGACGCAAGGACCAGCAATTGCGCGTCCACAGTAACGAAGATTTTTAAGTCTCCCCCGATGCCCGCCACTTTCCGCATTTACTCCTCCTCCGCCGGGTCCGGCAAAACGTATCAGCTCACCAAAGAATATCTGAAGCTGGCACTGGCCACCGAGGACGCGGGCTACTTCAAGAGCATTCTGGCCATTACGTTTACCAACGACGCGGCCGGGGAAATGAAGGAACGGATTCTGGGGGCGCTGCGGCGGTTTGCTCGCCTGCCCACCGGTGCCACCGACGGCCTGCTCACCGAAATTGCCGACGAGCTGGCCGCCGAAGGCCCCCTGGCCCACTTGGCCACGCCCGAGGAGCGGCAGCGGGTACTGCGGGAGCGGGCCACGGCCACGTTCCGGCTTGCCCTCTACCACTACGCCGATTTTGCGGTGAGCACCATCGACTCGTTTGTGCAGCGCATCGTGACGGCGTTTACCCGCGAGTTGGGGCTGCCCGCTACGTTTGAGGTGGAGCTGGACAGCGCCACCGTATTGCAAAACGCCGTGGCGCTGCTGCTGGACCGCGTGAACCGCGACCCGAATGCGGCTTTGCTCTCCCGCACCATTTCCGATTTCGCCCTCAACAAAGCCGAGGAAGGCCGCAGCTGGAACAACTTGCCCGATGAACTGGTGCAGTTCGGGCAGTTTCTGCTCAGCGAGCCGGTACATGAGGCCGTGGAGCAGCTGCAGCAGCTCAGCATGCAGGACTACCGCCGCCTGCACGAAACCTTGCGGCTGCGCAAGAAGGAAATTGAGGACCTCGTGCGCCAGCCGGCCGCCGTGGCCCTAGAAACCCTGGCCGCGCACGGTCTGGAGGCCGAGCACCTGGCCGGGGGCGGCAACGGCGTGTACGGCCACTTCAGTAACTGGGCGCGCTGGCTGGAGGTACCCGCCGCCGGGGCCAGCTTCCCCACCTCCACCGCCCTGAAGCCGGTGGAATCGGGCGACTGGAGCAGCGCTAAATCCAAGAAAGGCCCCTTGCGCGATGCCGTGGATGCCGCCGCGCCCCTGCTGACGCAGGCCTTCGAGCAGCTGCAAACCCTACGCGCCGCCCTGCTGCCCGATTACCTGCTGGTGACGGGCATGCTGCCCTACGTATTTCAGGTGAGTTTGCTAAGCGAGCTGAGCAAATCGGTGGACCAGCTGAGCCGCGACCGGGGCGTGGTGCTCATTGCCGAGTTCAACCGCCGCATTGCCCAGATTGTGCTGCGCGAGCCGGTGCCGTTTCTGTACGAGCGGCTGGGCGACCGGTACCGCCATCTGCTCATCGATGAGTTTCAGGACACTTCCGTGCTCCAGTGGAACAACCTGCTGCCACTGGTGGAAAACGCCCTGGGCGACGGGCAACTGAGCCTGGCCGTGGGCGACGCCAAGCAGGCCATCTACCGCTGGCGCGGGGGCGAGATGGAGCAGATTCTGCGCCTGTACCAGCGCCAGACCAGCCACCTCTACAACCGCCTCGCCGACCCGGAGCTGCGCGAGCTGCTGGCCGGCCGCTACATCACCCTCGATCAGGCCCTGGAACCCCGCAACCTGAACATCAACTACCGCTCCGGCCAGGGCATCATCGACTTCAATAACCAGTTTTTCAGCCAGGTAAGCCACGCCCACGCCACCCTGCCGCTGGTGCAGGGTATTTACGACGCGGACTTTGTGCAGCAGGCTCCCACCTCTACCAACAGTTCAGCGGCAGCGCACGTCGAACTTCTTTTCACTGCGGATGACGCGCCGGCTTGCCGCTATGATGCGGCCCGGGGTACGTACACGCCCGAAACGCTGCCCAATTACCTGCCCGGCCAGACGCTAGACTACGACGAAAGTACCCTGTACCTGACGCTGCAGCTGGTGGAGCAGGCCGTGGCCGATGGATTTCGGCTCCAGGATATTGCCGTGCTCTGCCGCCGCCGCGACCAAAGCCGCCGCACCGCCAAGTTCCTGAAGGAGCGGGGCTACGACATTATTTCAGCCGATTCTTTGTCGCTGGAGTTTGCGGAGGTGGTGAACCTGCTGGTAGCTCTGTTCCAGGTGCTCAACCAGCCTGCCGACACGCTGGCCCGCGCCGAAGCCCTGCTGCTGGTAGATCGGGTGGTGCGGGGCCTGGCTCCTACCCCCGACCGCGCCCGGCGCTGGGCCGAACTGGCCAACCAGCCCTCGGCCGAACCCTTTTTCGATGAGTTGCGGGCGTTGGGCTACGACGTGCAGGAACGCGAAACCGGCAACCTGGGCCTGTATGAGCTGACGGAGCGTCTGATCGGGCTGTTTGGGCTGCTGGACCGGGTGGCGGAGCGCGAGTACCTGTTTCGTTTCCTGGATCTGACCCTGGAATACAGCCTGCGCTTCGGCAACAACCTCAACAACTTTCTGACTTACTGGGACCAGAAAAAAAGCGCGCTCAGCATCAACGCCCCCGCCGGCCGCGACGCCATTGTCATCACCACCGTGCACAAAGCCAAAGGCCTGGCCTACGGCGTGGTGATTGTGCCATTTGCCGACTGGTCGTTGCGGCCGCATCTGGGCACGCTGCTGTGGGGCCGCCTGCCTGAGCCCACCGACCGGCCGGTGGCCGAGATGCCCGGTATTGCTGTGCTGCCCCAACGGGAGTCGTTGCTGTACACGCCGCTGGCCCAGCAGTACACTGAGGAACTGGAAAAAACCTTTCTGGAAGGGCTGAACATGTTGTACGTTGCCTTCACCCGGCCCCGGCACCGGCTGTATGCCATCAGCCGCCAGCCCAAGCCCACCAAGGCCGGCAAGGAGGGAGAAGCCCCGGCCGTTTCGGAGAAGCCTGCGGCTACCGTGGCGGAACTACTGCACCGCTATCTGCTGAGCACCGAGCAGTGGCAAGACGAGCAGATGGCCTACGTGCTGTCGGATGCCCGGGGGGAGGTGCCGCTGGCCAAAACGCTCCGGCAGACTGCACTCAGCCTGCCACTCACCAACCTCACCAGTACGCCCTGGGAGCAGCGCCTGCGGCTGAAACAACACGCCAACACGGTTTTTGACTTCGATGACCAACAGGAGCAGCGCGAATGGAACCGCCGCCTCCACTACGCCTTGCGCCGTGTGAAACAGGCCGCCGAGGTAGAGCGCGTGGCCACCCAGCTGGTAGCAGAGGGCCTGATCAGTACCCGGGAAAAAGTGGAGCTGCTGCGCCGCCTGCGGGAAGTAACCCAGCACCCGGAGCTGGCCCGCTACTTTGGGCCCGACGTGGTAGCCGAAACGGAGCGGGAAATTCTGGTGGGTGGCACCCGCAAGCAGGACTACAAGCCCGACCGTATTGTGTTCGAAGCCGCGCCCGGGGCCACGGGTCCCAGCGTGGTGTTGCTCGATTTCAAGCTTCCGCCCGCCGAAGCCCGCCACCGCCAGCCGCTGCAACGCTACGCCAGCCTGTTCCGGCAGCTGGGGTTTGAGCAGGTCCGCTGTGTGCTGTACTACTTCGATACCCAGGAAGTGGTAGAATGGGAAATATAAAGGTTCTTCTCGCCGTGTGACGAAGCCGTTGCCCCCTATTCCGTGAGGGTAAGCGGCCGAAACATGCCTTGGCCCTGCACCAGAAAATGCCACATTTTGCGGGGGTAGCGGCTCTGGGCGGCGCCGGGAGACACGGAATCCCGCAGGGCCTGAGCAGTGCTGGCCGCCGTCGGCTTGCTCCGCAACATGCTCGTTGTCTTGTAGTACACTGTATCGTCGGTCAGGCGGGTGACTTCCATAAGCGCGTAGCCGGTTGCGCCAGTGGTATTTTTCATTTTATAGCGGGCTCCCAGCGTGACGCCGGCGTCAGCGTCAGTGCTCTGGGCCGTATCAGCCTTAGACTTACTATTAGGGGCCAATTGGCCCAGCACCAGGGCCAGCACAATACCAGCTACCACTAACAAAAGCAGGGCGAAGTTGGAGAAGGCTGTGGGGGCGTGCTGCTGCACCGTTTGCACAGGCAGCCGGTACGCTTCGGGCAGCGGTTCTTTAGAAGTGAGGGTTTGCTTGCAATGCTCACATACCGTGACGCTTACTTTGCCAAAAGGGAAGACGGGAATCCAGAATAAGCTGACATAGCGCGAAAAAACGGTAACGCTTAGTTGCCCCCGGGTGCCGCAGTGCGCACAGGCTAGCGTGGGTAGTGGCGTAGTTACGAGGCGAGTGGTACCGGTTCCGTAAATGAAAAACATAGGTTCAGCTAAAAGGATAAGGATGCAGGCCACCTTGGGGCAGGCCGCGTCAAAGAACGAAATATTTCCAGAACGGCCTCAGTAGCCCGATTGACACAAGCCCAAAGCTGTAGCTTTACAGCTCGCATTGATGTTCCGCTATGAGTGCCTCCTCCTCTCCCCGCAAAGCCGCGCTTGGCTTTATCTTCTTTACGCTGCTGCTGGATGTGACGGGTATCGGCATTATCATTCCGGTTATCCCGACGCTGATCCGGCACCTGACCGGGGGCACCATCAGCGACGCGGCCCGGATAGGCGGCTGGCTGGTATTCGCCTTTGCCATTATGCAGTTCTTGTTTTCACCGGTGATGGGCAACCTCTCCGACCGGTTTGGGCGGCGGCCGGTGCTGCTACTGTCCCTGCTGGGCTTCGCCCTCGATTACGTGCTGCTGGCCTTCGCTCCCACCATCGGCTGGCTGTTTGTGGGCCGGCTGATTGCGGGCGTAATGGGCGCCAGCTTCACTACCGCCTCCGCGTACATTGCCGATATCAGCACCCCAGAAACCCGCGCCCAGAACTTCGGCATGATTGGGGCCGCTTTCGGGTTGGGCTTCATTATCGGGCCGTTGCTGGGGAGCCAGCTCGTGAACTTTGGGCCGAAGGTACCGTTTCTAGCCGCCGCCGCCCTCACGCTGCTCAACCTGCTGTACGGCTTTTTTGTGCTGCCGGAGTCACTGCCCCAGGAGCGGCGGCGGGCTTTTGACTGGCGGCGGGCCAACCCGGTAGGCTCCCTCAAGATGCTGAAGCGCTACCCCGTTATTACCGGGCTGGTGTCGTCGTTGCTATGCATTTATATTGCCGCTCATGCCACCCAGAGCAACTGGACATACTACGTTATCGAGAAATTTGATTGGAGCAATAACGAGGTAGGCTACTCTCTGGCGGCCATCGGGCTGCTGGTGGCCATTGTGCAGGGCCTGCTGATCCGGCGTATTAATCCGGCGCTGGGGCCGAAACGCTCGGTATTTCTGGGGATGCTGCTGTACGCGGTGGGCTTTGTGCTGTTTGCCTTCGCCACCAAAGGCTGGATGATGTACGTGTTTCTGGTGCCGTACTGCCTGGCGGGCATTTCGGGCCCGGCGTTGCAGGGTATTATTTCGGGGCAGGTACCGGGTAATGAGCAGGGCGAGCTACAGGGGGCACTTACCAGCCTGATGAGCCTTACCTCCATCGTAGGGCCACCGCTCATGACCAACCTGTTTTCTTATTTTACCGGCCCCAAAGCTCCCATTTACTTTCCTGGTGCCCCCTTTCTGCTCGGGACTGTTCTCATTCTCATCAGCCTGCTGCTGGCGGTCCGGTCGTTGGCAACGTACGTGGTGCCGCTCCAGTCTCCCGAAACTGCCGAGCCGGAGCCGGTCATCGGGCACTAGATGTCCGTTTGCACCTGCAGCACCAGCCGGCTGCCATCGGCCCGTATCCCTTCAAAGCGGTCAGGGGTAGCTTCGGCGTGGGGCAACAGGTAAAAGTCGCCGGTTTCGGCTACGCGCTGATGACGCAGCGTGGCAAACTCCAGAAACACCAGCCACGAGGTAGCGGCCGGCTCCTGGCCCGGGCGCAGTTCCAGCACTTGCAGAAACAGTCCTTCCGGCGTCTCCCGGCACAGGTCGGACACCAGCTGGCCGTGCAGGTCCGGAATTTCGGGCTCGGTGTGCAGGCGGTAGAAGCCGGGCAAGTTGCCGTACTCATGCTCCAGCTCGGCCCACAGATCGTACCACGCGCTGAACTCCGGACCGTAGTTTTCCCAGTCTTCCCCCGTGAGCAGCAGGCGTACCTGGGCATTGCGGAAGCTTTCTTCCGGCAGCTCGGGCTCCGGCGGGACAGGGGCGGGCTGGTGGCCCAGTAGCTGGCGGGTCCGAAGTAGCAATTTTCCACCGGCCTCCCTTCCCATCACCACTACCCCGACTACCGCTCCTACCAACAGAAATACTATTACCGGCACTACCATGAGTGCCAGCAACAGGGTATTTTTTAGCTGTTCCGGCCAGGGCGTGAGCGGATGGACCGGGGGCGGCACAACAGTTTTCTCACGAACAAAAAGCGAAGGCATAACGGGGAGTAGGCAACGTTACGAACGAGTTATTCAGCGTTTCTGGAGCGCTGGTAACGCAGTTTTTCGGGGTGGGCCTTGTCGGCGTAGAAGACGAAGTCAGCCGTTCCCGCTCGTATCGTAAACTGAACTTCCATGGGGCGTTGCGGGGGGCTGAATGGGGTCATCTGCCGGAACGGAACTTCCCGGGTGGCAGCCGGATTCTGCTTAGCCAGCAGGCGTACTCCCCGCTCCGCATCCAGCAGGTAATAGGTCTGCACGGCCGGTACGTAGGCGCGGCGCACGTAGTAGCCCATTTCCTCGCCCAGGCTATTGAAGCGAAACCGGGCCAGCTGCTTCCCCTGCAGGTTGAGTACAAAGCCATTGGGCTTATTGCGCAGGTGCGGCGGTACTTGCCAGCTCATTTCTTCCAGGCCGCTGTTGTCGGTTTCCGTCTTGTACTCACCGTAGTTATAGAGCACCAGCAGCGTGGTATCGGAGAGGAAGCGGGCCAGGGCCAGATCCGCCTGAGGCTTCTGCAGATTCAGAGGAGGCTGGCCGGGGCGCAACAGCCTGGCGCAGGTAAGCAGGGCCTTGCCGCCCGGGGCTGGGAGCGGGTCGCAGTCGGTGTGGCCTTCCCCGAACTGATTGCCAAAGGATAATTCTCGCACCTTCCCCTTCAGATCAAGCAGATAAAAAAAATAGCTCCCCACTTCACTGGCCGGAATACCGATTTGCTGCCAGAACGCCAACCCGCCCAACTCCGGATAGTAGCCCAGAAAGCGCGGCGGCGTCGGCTCACTGACAACCACAATAGCCCGCTCCGCTACGGTATAGAAATCCGGCTTTTGAAAACGCCTGCGCATGACGGGCTGCCCGGCAGCCAGCAGCTGAATGACGTAGCTGCCGGATGGCCCTTGCACCAACTTGTTCCGCACGAAGTTGCTGTCCACGGCAAACGCTTCGCCCACAATTCCTCCTGTAGAAACGCGCAGCATCCGCGTCGAATCGGCCGAGGCACTCAACCGTAACCGGTAGGACTTACCCTCGATTTGCAGCATGGTATCGGTGGAGGCATTGCCGGGCAGGGTGCGGGCCAGCCAGTCTACCGTATCGGGCGGTACAGATGGGAGCACCGGGACGGCGGCAGCCTGCACGGTATTGGGCGGTACGGGCGGGGCCGTGGCTTGCTCAGCCGGCTTTTCCGGCTGGCAGGCCACCGCCAGAAACACGGCCATACATAGGCTCATCCAACGCAACGTACGCATGCGGACACAGGGAAATCAAGCAAACCAGACAAAGGCGAGTCGGCTGCTTATTTGGTAACCGTCAACTGCCCGGCCAAGGTAGCAACTCGGCCGGTTTCTGCTGGCGGCGGCGTTATCTTTACTCGCGTATGATTTCCTCTCCCGCCCCCACCACTTCGCTCCCGGCAGCCCTGCCCCTGCCCGATGCCACGCCCTTTCTGACGCGGATAGCCCGGGAGTTGGTAACGCAGTACGGCCCCACCGGTGAGCTGGCTGACCTAGTGGTAGTAGTGCCCACCCGGCGGGCCGTGGTGTATCTGCAGAACGAGCTGAGCCTGGCGGCGGAAGCCGGCCACGCAGTGTGGAGCCCGCGCATTGCAGCCATGGAAGATTATATGGTGGAGCTGGCCGGGGTGCAGGTGGAGGAGCCCATTGCCCTGCAGCTGCTGCTGTTCGAAATCATGCGCGACATTGACCCTCGACTGGATTTCGACCAGTTTGTAGGCTGGTCGGGGCTGCTGCTGCAGGACTTTTCCAGCCTCGATCAGAACCTGGCCTCGCCCCGCAAGGTGTTTGAATACCTGAGCCAGGCCAAAGCCCTGGAACGCTGGAACCTGGGCGACGATTTCACCCCCCAGAGCACCACCACTGCCTATTTCCGCTTCTGGGACGACCTCGAGAAAGTGTACCGCCGCCTCCAGCGGCGTATGCGCCAGGACCGCCTGGCCTACCCCGGCTTGGCTTACCGCCTGGCCCAGCGCCGGGTGCGGGAGCGGCTGGAAGCCGGCGAAACCCTGCCCCAGCATGTATTCGTGGGGCT containing:
- a CDS encoding acyl-CoA thioesterase, which gives rise to MKTSAPAFRFAHYLTVQPTDIDELRHVNNVRYLQWVQDTAAAHWHAAAPPEAQARYVWVVREHHIRYLHPALLGEELRCTTWVSSMEGVTSHRHVRIERATDNKLLCEAETHWILLDPATMRPQRIPAEMGQWVQEAV
- a CDS encoding UvrD-helicase domain-containing protein — protein: MPATFRIYSSSAGSGKTYQLTKEYLKLALATEDAGYFKSILAITFTNDAAGEMKERILGALRRFARLPTGATDGLLTEIADELAAEGPLAHLATPEERQRVLRERATATFRLALYHYADFAVSTIDSFVQRIVTAFTRELGLPATFEVELDSATVLQNAVALLLDRVNRDPNAALLSRTISDFALNKAEEGRSWNNLPDELVQFGQFLLSEPVHEAVEQLQQLSMQDYRRLHETLRLRKKEIEDLVRQPAAVALETLAAHGLEAEHLAGGGNGVYGHFSNWARWLEVPAAGASFPTSTALKPVESGDWSSAKSKKGPLRDAVDAAAPLLTQAFEQLQTLRAALLPDYLLVTGMLPYVFQVSLLSELSKSVDQLSRDRGVVLIAEFNRRIAQIVLREPVPFLYERLGDRYRHLLIDEFQDTSVLQWNNLLPLVENALGDGQLSLAVGDAKQAIYRWRGGEMEQILRLYQRQTSHLYNRLADPELRELLAGRYITLDQALEPRNLNINYRSGQGIIDFNNQFFSQVSHAHATLPLVQGIYDADFVQQAPTSTNSSAAAHVELLFTADDAPACRYDAARGTYTPETLPNYLPGQTLDYDESTLYLTLQLVEQAVADGFRLQDIAVLCRRRDQSRRTAKFLKERGYDIISADSLSLEFAEVVNLLVALFQVLNQPADTLARAEALLLVDRVVRGLAPTPDRARRWAELANQPSAEPFFDELRALGYDVQERETGNLGLYELTERLIGLFGLLDRVAEREYLFRFLDLTLEYSLRFGNNLNNFLTYWDQKKSALSINAPAGRDAIVITTVHKAKGLAYGVVIVPFADWSLRPHLGTLLWGRLPEPTDRPVAEMPGIAVLPQRESLLYTPLAQQYTEELEKTFLEGLNMLYVAFTRPRHRLYAISRQPKPTKAGKEGEAPAVSEKPAATVAELLHRYLLSTEQWQDEQMAYVLSDARGEVPLAKTLRQTALSLPLTNLTSTPWEQRLRLKQHANTVFDFDDQQEQREWNRRLHYALRRVKQAAEVERVATQLVAEGLISTREKVELLRRLREVTQHPELARYFGPDVVAETEREILVGGTRKQDYKPDRIVFEAAPGATGPSVVLLDFKLPPAEARHRQPLQRYASLFRQLGFEQVRCVLYYFDTQEVVEWEI
- a CDS encoding zinc ribbon domain-containing protein, encoding MFFIYGTGTTRLVTTPLPTLACAHCGTRGQLSVTVFSRYVSLFWIPVFPFGKVSVTVCEHCKQTLTSKEPLPEAYRLPVQTVQQHAPTAFSNFALLLLVVAGIVLALVLGQLAPNSKSKADTAQSTDADAGVTLGARYKMKNTTGATGYALMEVTRLTDDTVYYKTTSMLRSKPTAASTAQALRDSVSPGAAQSRYPRKMWHFLVQGQGMFRPLTLTE
- a CDS encoding TCR/Tet family MFS transporter, with translation MSASSSPRKAALGFIFFTLLLDVTGIGIIIPVIPTLIRHLTGGTISDAARIGGWLVFAFAIMQFLFSPVMGNLSDRFGRRPVLLLSLLGFALDYVLLAFAPTIGWLFVGRLIAGVMGASFTTASAYIADISTPETRAQNFGMIGAAFGLGFIIGPLLGSQLVNFGPKVPFLAAAALTLLNLLYGFFVLPESLPQERRRAFDWRRANPVGSLKMLKRYPVITGLVSSLLCIYIAAHATQSNWTYYVIEKFDWSNNEVGYSLAAIGLLVAIVQGLLIRRINPALGPKRSVFLGMLLYAVGFVLFAFATKGWMMYVFLVPYCLAGISGPALQGIISGQVPGNEQGELQGALTSLMSLTSIVGPPLMTNLFSYFTGPKAPIYFPGAPFLLGTVLILISLLLAVRSLATYVVPLQSPETAEPEPVIGH